CTATATGGATGGTGAAGACCAGAGTTCAACTTGATAAAGCTGGGAAAACAAGGACATACAAAAATTCATATGACTGTTTGAAAAGTATTTTGAGAAATGAGGGTATATATGGACTTTACAGAGGTTTGAGTGCGTCATATCTTGGCTCAGTCGAAGGTATCTTACAGTGGCTACTATACGAGCAACTAAAACAtttaataaagaaaagatccATAGAGAAATTTGGAGCTCATGATGAAAGCACCATGACTACAACAGATAAGATAAAACAATGGTGCCAGAGATCGGGGGGTGCAGGCCTTGCAAAATTTATGGCTAGTATAGTAACTTATCCCCACGAAGTTGTGAGAACCAGATTAAGACAATCGCCATTAGAGAATGGTAAAGTAAAATATACTGGACTTGTACAAAGCTTCAGAGTTATCATCAAGGAGGAAGGCTTAGCATCCATGTATAGTGGTCTGACTCCTCATTTAATGAGAACTGTTCCAAATAGTATTATTATGTTTGGTACTTGGGAGGTTGTGATAAAATTGCTTTCTGATATTTGAATACCTTAATGCGATCATGTGAGCACACACTTGAGTGTTGAAAGCTATATCTGATGTTTTGATGACCTTCTTAACGATAAATACCCAAATTTGCTTCGGGAATAATTCAAATACCATAGTTCATGCGATCGAATATACGAGGCACCTAAGTTCCCGTTAACtaatatttattgtttcaCGATTTTTGTtccattttcattgttattaatttatgtttttgtttCGTGATTTCATCCTCTAAAACTGTCCATATAAGCAGCGAAGAATAACGCAATCATTGTCTTGTGAATATCAAACCTACATAATACACCtaatagaatattttgaaattaaattgcatcattaaaaatgtatatatgTTATTGCTAATCAGAGGTAAACTAACCACATTCAACTAAGATAGTTCAACTATTTCATCATGAAATATAATTACTTAAAGTATCACTGTATAGTAACTTGGCATGAAATTGATTAATCTGCCATAATGATGTCTTTGTCACCAGATTGTTCGTTATTTGTAGAAAGTCCTTCCTGCGAACTGCTACCACGATCAACTTCTCCTCTTGACATATATTTTAGGACATCTTCGACTTGGAATGGACTCTGTGCTCTTTGTCGTACTGACGTCTTCACAGGTTTTAATGCATTCCCCAACACGTCTAAGTCGTCAGCGGTATCCCCATTAGATTCACGCTTTTCAAACTCCTTGGCAAATACTTCTAAAGCCCATTTAGAGTCCTCGTTGTTCTTTTCCAGTATTTTctcaatttcatcatcacGCATCATATTCGTATCCACACCTGAAGCTTCAATGGCATCTTTAATCCATTCCTCTACTTCAGGTatgttcttttttcttaGTAATGTAGTCAGTAGACTTTCATGAGATGTAGTAGGGAACTTTGGTAAAGGGTATACTATTGTTGAGTCCAGTGTATCTTCGAAATGTTGTAATGTAGATGTCACAGACATAAGCTGCGATAATGTCACATTGATCTGAGACTGCAGAGAATACCACTGAGTCAAATCAGCTCTTGAAAGATCGTCTCGGATACGACGCAACGAGTGTGTCAACTGGGCGAGTCTCATCCTCACCGAGTCCAATGCAGGACCGGGTACTCCACTATAATCGGGCTTTATATCTTCCACTAATGCTCCATTTATTCCAGACATGGTCCCCACTAGTTATGCAATTAATCTATGTTAACCACCGTCAAAGTACTGTAGTGTAATTTTCAAAGAGGTTGCTCTATTATATGTTACCGTTGTGCTAAGAGTTGTCCAAGAATTCGCAGTTTCAATTTAACTCGCCTTTTTCTCACTGAAGCTTTATGAAAAATagttgcgatgagctcatcgcataatAAAGGCTAGAAATAGTTTCAATTGATTCAACCCATTGATACTCTAGATACTATCAATAAGCAACTGAAAGATAATTTTAATTAGCTTTTGACTAATAAATGGTGCATtctgataataatatcattaagGACCCGAAGAGGAATGGCGAGAAACCGGTGGAGATGATTCTGAATGGTAACAGGAAAGAATCAAAACGCTACAATGAACAGCTGTCGTCattagaagaaagaaagcaaaagaagaaactaaaAGTAGTCCAGGAAGACTCAGCTTATATGGACCAGAGTGCCAATCAAACTAGCTCTGCCGGTTTAGACAAAGATACCAATGAATTAGGACCGAAGAGTATATTTTATGACCCTGACTGGAATCCCAAAGGAGAAGCACCTGATGGTTTCAGAAACGTACCTTATAATCCCAAGACATTCAAAAGGCTGCATAATCAAATAGAGGAGGATTTAGGTTCTTTATCAGGTAAGTTAAAGTATCCTGAGTAACGAAGTGTGATGAAACACTCCCTACATGCAAATTATTAAATGACTATATCTATATATGTCCCATAATGGTAACCAAGCTTTAAGATGGTTTAGAAACAATATTCTTAGCAGGCCTCCATATTTGTATGGTGTTATCATTACTTACACTTGCCATTAGCCAAGGATCGTGCATATCCCATGATATATCGTTCACGCCTAACATATGACCTCCATGTACAAATATTTCCTTCCCAACAGATGCATCCCATAATTTAACAAGGCCATCTTCTTGACCGGCGGATGCGAAAACAACTCCAATGTTGGGGTTCCATTCTATTGTGGAGATTGATGAGCCATGCTGCATGGTGCTGATCGGTTCCTGATCAAGTTTCCGTATATCCCAAAGGTTTATTCTCCCACAAGTATCAGCTGATGCCACCAATAAACTATTCCCCGGATTAAACTTACAAGTATTTATCCCATCTTCATGTTTATAATTAGATATACTGTTCACCTCTTTCTCTCCATTTAATCTCATATCAAATAAACCAAGTTTGTTGCTCTCACCACATGCAATAAACATTGAGTCATGC
This is a stretch of genomic DNA from Nakaseomyces glabratus chromosome M, complete sequence. It encodes these proteins:
- the MED8 gene encoding RNA polymerase II mediator complex subunit MED8 (CAGL0M05247g~Ortholog(s) have RNA polymerase II core promoter proximal region sequence-specific DNA binding, RNA polymerase II transcription corepressor activity, TBP-class protein binding, structural molecule activity), with amino-acid sequence MSGINGALVEDIKPDYSGVPGPALDSVRMRLAQLTHSLRRIRDDLSRADLTQWYSLQSQINVTLSQLMSVTSTLQHFEDTLDSTIVYPLPKFPTTSHESLLTTLLRKKNIPEVEEWIKDAIEASGVDTNMMRDDEIEKILEKNNEDSKWALEVFAKEFEKRESNGDTADDLDVLGNALKPVKTSVRQRAQSPFQVEDVLKYMSRGEVDRGSSSQEGLSTNNEQSGDKDIIMAD
- the AIM4 gene encoding Aim4p (CAGL0M05269g~Ortholog(s) have cytoplasm localization) — translated: MVHSDNNIIKDPKRNGEKPVEMILNGNRKESKRYNEQLSSLEERKQKKKLKVVQEDSAYMDQSANQTSSAGLDKDTNELGPKSIFYDPDWNPKGEAPDGFRNVPYNPKTFKRLHNQIEEDLGSLSGKLKYPE